The DNA region TCGAGGAGGGGCGTTTCCTGCCGCTCGGAGCCGACAAGGAGGTGACCAGCCGCTTCCAGCTCATCGCCGGGACCAACCGCGAGCTGCTGGCCGAGGTCACGGCGGGACGGTTCCGCGAAGATCTGTTCGCGCGCCTCAACCTCTGGACCTTCCGTCTGCCCAGCCTTGCCGAACGGCCCGAGGACATCGAACCCAACCTCGATTACGAGATGGAGCGTTTCGCCGCGGCCCAAGATCTGCGCGTCACCTTCAACAAGGAGGCGCGTGAGACCTACCTTGCCTTTGCCACCAGCAACGCAGCCTTGTGGCGGGGCAACTTTCGCGACCTGTCGGCGAGCGTCACCCGCATGGCGACCCTCGCACCTTCTGGGCGGATCGACCGAGAGACCGCCGAGCTGGAGATCTCGCGCCTCAGGTTGCTATGGTCAGGCGGCACATCGGTCGAGCAGGACATCCTTGCGGCAATCCTCAGCGAGGAGGAACTTGCCGACGTCGATCCCTTCGACCGCGCGCAGCTCTCTGAGGTGGTGCGGGTATGCCGACAGAGCGCGAGCTTGTCGGAAGCTGGACGCACCTTGTTCGCCGCCTCTCTCAAACGGCGCAGCTCGACCAACGACGCCGATCGTCTGCGCAAATATCTCGCCCGGTTCGGGCTCAGCTTCGACCGCATGAAAGATACGTCCGGCGCTTCATGACAACCCGACGCCGCATGGCGTGACCGGGTTCTTCGACCGAGAATTGATTCCCCACCCACGCGCATACGTTGCCCATCCGCCGCCGCTGCCGCGTATCACTGCTCCTGCCTATCCCACATTCAGCAGGCCGCCTCGCTTGTCATGATCAGACAACCGAGGCGGCAAGCCGGATGCGAAGTCCTATGACATGAGAACCGTGGACCTCGGCGGCATTAGCTGTTTGAGCAAATCAGCCACTTCTTGAGCGTGCTCCCGTCTCAGTTCGCAAGCCACGGTGTCGGGCCGATGAAAGTATCGGATGCCGTCAAGCATATCTGACCCATGTCCGACCTGAGCCCCCTCCTGCTTGAAGTTGAAGATCAGGCCCAGTTCACAGCACTGCTCGCGCAAGCTGCGTGCCCAATCCAAATCCATCGGACGAGCACCGCGCCCGCTCTCACCGCCTACGATCACCCAGTCTGGTGCGGTCGTATGGTCGAGCTCAATTGGCCCCAGCAACGGCTCGAAGCTGCCGAAGGTGAACAGAGGTTCGAACTTCAGTGAGGCGGCGCGCAGCTTGCGAGCATCTCGATCATACTCAGCCTGGTTCGCCATCGTGGCCCCAAGCGCCACATTGCTCGGCAGGCTTTCGACCATCTTCTCTACGTTGCCGATGCGCTTCGTGAGCAGCAACCAGACGAGCTGCGGTGTTCGCTCAATCAGATCGAACAGGTCAGAGCGCCACGAAGGATCGATCTCATTATCGAAGACATCGGCCAGCGAAGCGCAGAACACGAAGGGCCGTTTGCCAGAAGCAAGTGCCTTCCGGTTCCAGCTGAGCGGCTTCTTCCAGTTCGCAGGTGAGGTGCGCACACGGGGTTCACCGGCGCCCCACTTCACCCTGCCATAGCGCTGATCCATCTGCACCTGCGCATAGCAGTTATCGCACGCTGGGCTGATCTGCGTGCAGCCGATCCACGGGTTAAAGGTGTGGTCCGTCCACTCGATTTTCGTATTTTCCAAGGTATTACCTCCATGCGTCGCCATCAGGATCGATGGAGGTTCTGCATTCTAGTCACACTTTTTCGAAAGTAACGATGGATCCGTGTTTCGCTTTTTGTCCGCGCTTTAAACAATTGAATTTATGACAATAGATAAAAAGAGGCAACTTGCGCGCTGGCGACGGAATGCAAAATCTCGACGGGAACGTTTGAAGGAAGCGTCACCAAAGTCGGTCCCACTTCCGACGGAGCTTGAGGCTAGAATATGGGCGGAACGCGACAAGCGCCTCAAGAATTTCCCATGGTCGGTTTGGGACCTGAAACCCGGTCGCTACTACCCGCGCCAGACCAAGGAGAGCACCTACCCGTTCATTTGCGACGTCTGGGCGGCAATCACAATTCTTGAGCTACAGGAGCCGGGGAGAGAGGTAAGCACTCGGTTGATCAGCTCGTTTCTTTGGGAAAGGGGCAAAGACCACGGCGTTCAAAGATCCTCTCTGCGGACAAAGATAAAACGCGCGCGCGTAATAATAGATCATCTGGAGGACGCCCCGTCTCGTGACTTCAAAGGCAAATACTGGCCGAAGTTCCCTGATAGCGTGGCGGACCATGGGTCTGGCCTGAAGCAACACGTCGACATGGTCATGGCAAGTCTGGGTTTAAGAACCCAAGACGACTGATCACGAAGCCACCCGACAGCCAACAGGGGCTGATCTACGCAGACTGCATCACCAACCAGAAAGGTAATGCAACCATGCGTAATCAATTGTTCAAATGTGAAATCACTCGTGCCGACCGGCTGGTCACAGCGTTCATCGTCGCCCATGAGGAGCGGCGTGCCTCGGAGATCATGATCCAGACCGAAATTGAAAACAATCGGGAAAACCAAGGTTTCTCAGTCGAGCGCATTGATGATGCTCTGCCTCCTCACAAGCGCAAGGGTCTCGATGCGCTCCTAGAGAGCGGTGTCGTCGGTCTGGCGAGCTATAACGACGTGCTCGGATGGCTCACCCACTCAACTCCGACTCCCAAGCTGCACTTCTACCGCATCGAGGAGATGGAGGGTGATGACTACTTCATCATCGCCCCCACCAGTGACGTAGCATCCGACCTGTATTGTGAGATCTGTGTCCTGAAGGCAGGCAAGGCCCGATTGTTTCGACTCCTTGATGGCTTCTACGACTTGAAGCCTGAGCACATGCGCGGCCTTCCGGCGCTGCTTGAATTCGGGCCTGTCGGCGTGATCAAGTGGGACGATAAAAGCGGCTGGCGGTTGGCCTGAAGCCGGGCAAGTAGGCAGCGCGGAGTTCGATCAGGAGAAAGGCGGCTGGTGGCTTTTGTAGGCCGCTGAGAGCCTCGCCGCCAGTTCGCGGCAAGGTCCCGCTGAGCAGGCTATAAAGAATGTGACAACCTACTGCGCCGAGTGGTCCCTCATTCTTCATGAGCGGTGCGATAAATCTCCGGGTGTTGCTCGCATTCCTCCCGGACCCGGTCGAGCCAGCTCTGATACCAGCACCACATTTCGCCGACGGCCAGCGCGCCGTAATGCTTGGCAGGTTTCTTGGCGTCGAGCTTCTTCCATAGCGTCGTGTGGCTGTGCATGTTGAAGCGGTCCCAGCCTTCGGCGCGCATCTGAGCGACAATCTCTCCCGGCAGATACTTCCTCTTCTCGACCTCCTTGAGGGCGATGTTGAATTTCTCGTCCACATCTGAACCCGGCGCCACGATCTCGACCGCGAGGTCTGCGCCGGGGTGTCGGTTAGCGGTCCGACCGACCATGAAGACGCGAAAAGCGTAGCGGGGGTCGGCTTGCTGTTCCGGGGTAAGTCGCTCCTCGAATGCGTTCATCGCGACTTCCACGTTCCGGGGGAGGTTCTGTGCCTTTTTCAAGAGGGCGCGCTGGGCGGGACTGAACGTCACGAATTGCAAGGCGATCGGCAGCCGTCGCTCCAGCGCATACTGGGCGCCGAACAACGACTTGATGGCGTCGTTGAAATTGATGCAGCAAGCTTGGAGCTTAGCACTTACCGCGTCGTCGATGCGATTTGTTGATCGATGCTCGATCTCATGCCTCAACTCTAGAATGAAATTGAGGTTGTCCTTCGCGCCCTGCTCAATCGGACACCGAGCGTTCTTCAGGCATTGGCTGAGCTCCCAATACTTATCCGCGCCGCCAGGCGTCTTCACCACCACCTTCTGACCGGTCTGGGTCTTGGTGTGGCGATAATCGATCCCCTCGCGCTTGAACCAGGCGTGCAGTAGATAGGTCCACGCAATGACGGATGTGACGATGAAAAGCTCCGCGCGGAACGTCAGTCCGGCGCTATTAAAGATGTGCACCGCCGCGATCATGGCCTCGCGAGCCTTGATAAGCAGTTCGTCGCCTCGCAGTGACAGGCCCGTCTCGGCGTCGATTTCGGGCCACGAAGTAAGGTAGCCCTCTAGATCATGCTGTGACGCCACCTTCACGGCAGCGTGCTTCTTGCCGGTGCGAATTTCGGCGATCGCCCGATGGTTCACGGAACGTGATGGTCGTGTAAAGTAAGCAAGGACGTCTTGGTCGTTAGGCCAGCGCCCATCGGCGATCATCGCCTTGATCAGCCCGATTTCCCAGCGCTCCAGCTTGTTGCCGCGTTTTCGGACTGACATGGCCGACTACTCGTCCGATTTGCCGGTTGTGATCAGTGGGCCGTCCTCGATCTGGGCGAGCAGTTCCGCCTGGTGTGGCTCCAGCTCTACCAGCATCGCGAGCACGTTCAGCACGTTCATCAGCTCGGTCGTGTATTCTGGCAGCCAGTGCTCGGGCAGGATGTTCGACAACTCTGACGGCGGACGCTTGTCGCCAATCAGCGGGCGGCTGCGGTCCTTCTTTCGGTAGCTGAACCACTGGCGCAGCACGTTCTTGCCCGAGACCTCGTAGGCCCAGACCTCAGGCGGCACGTTCTCGACCCGTCCTGTGCCCACCGTGAGTGTGCGCGTAGCGGGATCGTAGTCGAGGCTGTCGGGGAAGCTATCTACGTCGAGCGGGATCGGAGCGCTGGCAGGAATGGCCATGGCACGCTCCTTGGGCAAGCGGGGTTCGCCCCGCGACCGTCCATCGGCGAATCGCTCGCCGAACGTGTGGAGCCAGATCACCTCACGCCCCAGCTTCGCGGCGCGCTGAAAAAGCTCGTGGTCTGCGGTGATCGGCACTCGAAGGCCCGGTCGCACCAGATCGTCGCGGTGGGTGGCAGTGAAGGCAGGGTGGGCGAGAACGCCAGCGACGTAGGCGAAGACATCGGACGGATCGACCTGCGCACCGTATGTGGTCGCCAGCGCCTTGATCATCTCGGGAGCGATGTTGGGCTGGGTGGCAGCGTCGTCCTTCCACAAGGCGTAGACGCGACCGCCGAACGAACCCTTGTAGTGATCTTGGTCTGGCGGACTGCATGTTAGGGTGAGCGCCGGGCCGTTCTTCGGCGCCGACGCCATCAAGCAGGTCATGTAAATCTGCTGCGGGCCGAAGCAGTCCCACAGCCGGGGCCTCGGATCGTTCAAAAGCCTGATGTCCTGTAGTATCCACTGTCGATCGAATGAACGAAAGCCGTATCGCATAGCAGGCATCGCGGCTGACTTGTCTTCGAGCAATTTGACCTTCCGAGTGGGGAGCTTACCCAAGCTCTCATAGACCACTTTGCGAATGTGACGCGACGCCACCTTCCCCTTCCGTAGCTGAGGATGGAAAAGCGCTTCCATGCGGACAGGGTCTCGCTCCGAGGTCAGTCGCTCCCATCGCGCATTCAAAGTGCCTTTGTCAGGTGCGACCGCCCAAGTTCGGCCAGGCATTATCCCAGAGCCGAGATCGCCGACAATTTCATCTAGAGGCCAAAACTCCCCCCAGCTTCCACCGCGGGCTGGAAGGAAGGGCGCGGACCAGTTAGACGAGCACTCGGCCCAGCCCTTCTTATCGAGAGATAGGGCCGCCAACTCGGAGAACTTAGCCTCTCTCGGACCCTTCGCGAGCGCACGATAGCGAACCGTCGCCGGATTGGTCGCATCGCTCTCGGGTGAGCGCGAGGCGATGACAATGCACACTGGCTGCTGCACCCCTTGAAAGATGCGGGAAGCGACGGCGGGTTGGTGGCCCTCGGGCGAACAGTCGATCACCCAGATTTCGTCGCACTTGGCACGCAGGTCCGCGCGCATTTTCTGGAAGCCAGGGCCGTTCAGGAAGCCTGAGACTGTGATGTAGCAGACAATGCCCGCCTGATTTCCAGCAGTCTCGGCATGCTGCTCGAAGACCTTCCACGCTGCCCAGCGCCAGAAGTAGATGTAGAGGTTGCGCAGGTGCTTGGCATGCGCGCCGACGCCCCAATCAACGGGCGACTGCCAGTCGTCGAGCAGGGCAGGGTCGTTACCACTGCCGTTCTCCACCCAGGCGCCCTTGCCGTTGGCCTTATCCTTGTATGGCGGGTTCCCGATAACGACGGTGATCGGCGCTTCGCGCTTGACCCGGGCGGCCTCTAGCCGGGACTTGCTGATCTCTTTGTATATGCCTTGCCCCGTCTCCTTGTCGGCGAAAGGATCAGACAGAGTATCGGTGACAAACAGCTGCGGCGTGCCGCTTGCGCCCAGTGCCTGCATCTCCGCCAAGAGCCGCAGCTGGGCTACGGCGTAGGGGCCGAATTGCAGTTCAAATCCGTATAGCCGGTTGGCCGCTTCCGTCACCGCACCGCCGACTGCACCGGCGCTGTCAAAATGCTCGACCGTCGCAGCGATGTTGCGCAGTATGGCGAGCGGGAAAGTGCCCGATCCCACGGCGGGGTCGGCAATGTGCACCGATGTATCAGCAAGCCCCCTTGCGAGGTTGTAAAGTTCCGGCGCACGCAGCGCCTCATCGCACAGCCGCACCATCGCTCGCACAACCTCGGGTGGCGTGTAATAGGATCCGGTCTTCCTGCGTAGCGCCCCATCGTAGACGGCGAGGAAGTCCTCGTAGAAGTTCAGCCACGCTTCCCCGTCGCCCTTGGACACCTTGGCCCAAGAGACCTTGTCGAGCACCCTCTGGAGCGTCTTCAGTGCGGGTCCGAGGTCGAGTTCCTGTTCAGTGAGCAGGCGCAACGCCGTGCCGATCAGCGTGCTAGACTGGCTGAGTTCCTTGGCTACCCCATCGAGGCTCCCGGACAGCTCAATATTCTTGCTCCGCGCCATGAGCAGACCGAAGGTAACCGCCTGCGCATAGCCATCGGCAAAGGTGGGGTCGCCGGCTTCGGGAAAGAGCAGCGTGCGCCAGTCCTCCTTGAGGCTGGCGAGGGCGGAGTTATTGATGCCGAGCTGCTCGATCACCTCGTCGCGCAGGAACCGGCACAAACGCGCGGAGGTCTCGGCGAGCTGGCGCGGGTTCTTCGGTTCGATCGGGTCCCAAATAAGAAAATCGTTGATGAGCGGCAGCAGACCAGTTGGGGCGCCGAGTTTCGCCCCTGACGTTGCCACGTCGCCGTCAAGCCGGACGATCGCGCCCTGCCGCTCTCCGTTCCGGTAGAGGCCAAACGTGTTGCCATCGGTGTAGAGCAGATTGGGCAGCGCCTTAAGCTTGTCCCACTGCTCCTTATCATGCTTATCCGTGAAGCCGCGCGGGTCGGCTCCCTTGCCAGGCGCCTTGACCTCGATGAAGCCGACGAGCGCCTTGTGCATTTCTACAGCATAGTCCGGCCTCGTGCGCAGCTCTGAGAGCGAATTCTCGCCTGAGAGGACGAGCGCATCCTTGGGCAGCCCTGCACACTCGGCAAGGCCGTGGAGGAGGTTCTCAAGCGGACCGCGAAGCTGATCCTCCGGCTGGCCGTTGGGGACCCCCAGTTTCGCCTTGGCGACGACGCCGAAGTCGCCCACAAGTTTCTGCACATCTTCGGCTTGTGACATTCATGCCCCCTAGAATATCATCTAGCTAAGCGAACCAGCGCGCAAGGCAAGTCGCGAACAGCAGGAAACGATTGAGATGTCGGCAGACTCTGACGGACCCGCCCAGCTAGGCTTCGGATTCGCTGATGACAAACCAACCTCGGGTGAGTGGCTACCCGACCCCGCCAAGGTGCGCGATGACGCTCTGGCAATGCTGGCATCGGCAAAGGCAGTCACACCGGAGAGCATTTGGGATCAGCGCACCTACCGATACAACAAGGTGGTGTTCCCGCAGATGACTCGGTGGCTTCCCGATGAAGAGCGCAACCAGCTGTGCTTCGAGTTCGCAAAGGAGCTGGAGCGCATAGAGCTGCTTATGGCGGCTTAATCTGACGGGGCAGCGCACGCCACAGACACGCGCAAGCGAGGTGAGCCTATGGGAAACAACACGGCTCGGGCGGCGGCACCAGACCGGTGGTTCCTTATCGCAGCTTAAGGGTCGATCAGGCCAGTGCCACCACGCTCCGAATTTCAGGGGGAGCAATTGAATGCAGTCTCGTTAGGGCATACCCATCCGAGGCGTCTCACGGCGTCCACGGTGTGTCTCATAAGGGTTCGTTTGTGATTGTGAGACGCTAAGCTGCGCTGACTCTAGACCCCAGTGAGACAGTGAGGCCCAGCACATGAGCATAGTCGGATACGCGCGCGTTAGCAGCAGCTCCCAGAACTTAGACCTCCAGCTTGAACAGCTTGCCGCCTCGGGCTGCGAGAAGGTCTTCTCGGAAAAAATCTCCGGGACGTCGCGCAACGACCGGCAAGCGCTCGCAAACTGCCTCGACTGGGTGCGGGAGGGCGACACGCTGATCGTTACGCGCCTAGACCGTCTCGCCCGTTCTGGTCGCGATCTGCACGACATCATCGCACAGCTGTCAGCGAAGAAGGTTGGGTTCCGGTGCGTTCAGCAAGGAGCCGTCGATACGACCACCAGCATGGGGAAACTTATCCTCGGCATCCTTGGTGCGGTCGCAGAATTCGAGACCGACATCCGCAAGGATCGTCAACGCGAAGGTATAGAACGCGCCAAGGCGGCTGGTGTCTACAAGGGCCGCAAGCGCACAGTAGACGTCGATCAGGTGCGGTCTCTGCGACAGCAGGGTCTTGGAGCGACTGACATTGCGACGCATCTGGGTATCGCACGAGCGAGCGTCTATCGAGCGCTGAACGACGAGCTCATCACGATAACATAGTCGCTGCGCTGCAAATAGAAGAAGTCCTAGACCCTGCCGGTGTGCTCGATCCTGGTGCTGCCTATCAGGCGGGCCTTAGACGAGCCACCCATCCACCGGGAATGGAACGACCGCTATTGGTTCCATCGACGAGCCTCGCTCATGACCGGGAATGGGTGGTTTCCGGACTAGCGGGCGCCAAGCTTACCGCTTGATTTGCTGATCTGCCAATCTGCTGGACACTTACTTAATCTGAAGCTGAAACAACTCCTCGACCGACACTTCGAGAGCATCGGCAAATTTGAGTGCAATGACAACTGAGGGAGCGAAAACGCCGTTCTCCACGGTGTTGACGGTCTTTCGGCTCACACCCATTCGCGCGGCCAGTTCCATCTGGGTTAAATTTGCGGCTTCGCGGTGGCTCCTTATGGTGTTTGCAAGTTCCTCAACCATTGGAGAAAAGTTCGCCTATTCCGAGCGCGACGAAGGCGGTGCCCAAACCCATGCTGGCTACGATATGTGCTGCTCGCTGTGCAGGTAGCGGGTCGAAAGGACTGACAGCCACCACGAGAAAGCAAGTGACGATGGCGACGACAAAGCCAATTCTTACTGCTCTGTCGCGGTTGGCCCTTGTCGGTTCGTCATTTGCGAGCACCCGGGCCTTTTTGGGCAGGAACCAACCTCCGCCCGAAAGGAGAAGCAGCAGCATCATAATGGCGAAGAACAGCCACATAGCGACCTGGAAGAGCGCTCCCGACGACGTCGAGCCCCAGTCCCATACGAACACCACACCCTGTTGGAGCGCCAATATGAGGGCACCGATGAAGGGTGCGGCGAGCGCTCTGGTTTTGCCAAACTGCTCGGCTGCTTCGAATTCGTCGACCATTCCCTCACTCCTGTCACCTATGGGTTACATGTAACCCATAGGTGACAGGAGTCAAGAAGCTAGCTCATTGTGCGATGTTGGAGGGGCGTAACTCGTCCCCTCGATCTGCGTGTGTCTCGCATGCCTAGCCAGGATTTGCGCTACGACCGCAATGGGTCGTTTGCGGAAGGTCTGCTTTCGGCGCAGGTGAGGCGATAGCTGCCCGTCCACTTTTAGGGTCGCGGCTGATCGCGCGGCCAACGACTGCATCAGGGTGGAAAGCCGAGAGTTCAAATTTGCTTCGCTGAGCAGTCAAACGCGGCGGCTACTCCGCTTCGAGCTCGCGCAGGCTGCGGCCTTGCGTTTCGCGGCCGAACCACGCGATCAACCCAGCCGACACCACCGTCGGAACTAATAACGTCAGCGATGCGCCCACCAGCGTCGGTGCGAACCCCGCCAGCGCGGCGATCTGCACGGCGACCCCACCGAACTTGCTGCTCCCTGCGACGAGCCCGGTCGCCCGCCCGCGCGTGCCGAGCGGATAATTCTCCGCCGTATAGGGCAGCAGCACTGCTATCGTCCCGTTGGTGCCGACGATCAGGACCGCGATGACGGCGACCAGCAGCGGTTCCCAGCTCAGCACTGCCGGCGGCAGCAGCGCGCCGACAAGGCCGATGACGGTAAGGCCGACCGTGCCCACCAGCGTCCACTTGCTGCTGCGCCGCGCGTAGAAGAAGGCAGCGAGGAGGATCGTGGGCAAGGCCAGCAGCGAGGACTTGGCGAGGATCCCGCTCGCCACCGCGGCGCTGTAGCCGCGTGCCTGAAGATCGGACGGTAGCCACAACAGCAACCCGAAATTGACGAAGCTCCAGCACAGCGCGGTCGTCACCAGCGCGGCAGTGATCCGGCGGTGATCGGCCGGGGCTGGCGCATCGGCACCAGCGGAGTTGGCGGCTTGCTGCGGCCGGGGCTTGGGCACCAGACCGAAGCGGTGCTGCATCCGCTCAAGCTCGGCCAAGCGGCCCCGCTCGGCGAGGAAGCGCGGAGTCTCGGGGATGAAGCGCGCCAAGGCCAGCAGAAGCAGCCCGCTCGGGAAACCCTGCAACCACAGCGCGCGCCAGCCGTAGACGGGCTCGAGCACATAGGCTGCCCCGCTCGCCGCAAGGTAGCCGCCCACCAGCCCCGTCCCGCCGACCAGCACAAGCACCCAGCTGCGGTGGCGCGGCGGCATGACCTCAGCCAGCAGCGTGTAGATTACCGGCAGCATCCCGCCCGCCGAGATGCCCATCAGGAAGCACATTACGAGGTTCCAGGCAAAGGCTGGCATCGCACCGCAGATCGCAGTCGAGACGAACAGGATGGTCGAAAGAAGGATTGATACCCGCCGCCCGTAGACATCTGCGAGCCAGCCCCACAAGAATGAGCCGACCGTCGTCCCGGTCAGCGCGACCAACGGCAGCAGCGCGGCCTCGGACTTGGCGATCCCGTATTCCGCGGAGAGACCCGGCAGCACGAAGCCAAGCGTGGCAGGCTTCATCACGTCAATAACGAGCCCGAGCGTCAGCACCAGCAACGTTGCCGCATGCCAGCGGCCTAGCGGGGTGCTGTCGGGTGCCTCGTAGTCCGTCCCCGCATCGTCGCTGTGGTGGCCTCGCACCTTGGGCAGCGCTCCGAAACAGGCGAGCGGCACGCCTATCGCGATAAGCGCCATACCCAACCACATGCCGCCATCCATCGGCATGCCCTTGAGGTGGTTATCCATGGAATGGGCCATCGCCAGCATCGGCAAGTGCAGCAGCACGCCCGCGCTGATCGCCACGCATCCCGCCCAGAAGAACGCTGCGCGCTCCCCGACGATTGATATGTTTCCCGACCCTGTCGCCATTTGTCTGGACTAGGTGGAAGGCTCTCCACAGGCAAGTCGCCCGAGAAGCGCAGATAAGGTCCGTATCGGGGTCGTTTGCGGAAGGTCGGCTTTTGGCGAAAATCTCATCCAAGTTGCCCGTCCGGTATCGGGACCGCGCACCTTCGCCGGGAAGGGCTGGAAATGGGTGGAAACCCGACACTGTCAACGACCCGAACTCCGCTTGGTGCCTAGCCCAGTTCTAGCCAAGCGATGCGCAGTAGCGCTGCCAAGAACAGTGCCGTGATAAAGAAGATTGGACCCGCCATGGAAGCCCAAACTACCCAGAAACGGATGGGGCTTTCTGATCTGATCGGCGGCCAAGTCCTTCCGTTAGCCTTGCGGCTCCAGAACCAGAACCGACCGCGAACAGCGGTGCGGCCTAACTCAAAGGTCAGGTAAATATATCCGCCGAAGAATAGCGCGGACCAGAGATAACCGAGAGCATCCACCATAGTCCTACTCTACGGACGCCCCCCAATGTCCGCAACGGAGTCGGTTGCTGAATTTCCGCTTTCGGCAAAAATCTCGCCCAAACTGCCCGTCCGCCTTTAGGCACAGTGAGCGCGGTCGGCAATGACTGCAAGTGGCTGGTAAGCGGTCTTTAGGCTAGTCATAGCCGAGAGCGAGGTGAGTGGCATTTTGCGGGTCAAAGTCCACCCGCACCACAGAAAGTTCTAGTTTAAGTCTCCCAAGAAGCTGAACTACGGGAAGATTAATTCCGTTGTTCTCTTGATAGGGAGAGTTGAACGGAACGAAAATTACGACCTCGCCGAGTTCGAGGTTGAGACGCTCCATAAGGCCGGAAACTGCAACCTCACCGCCGAGAGAGGCGATCAGCCGCTCAATCGCAACATCCCACGTTTCATCGGCTCCCAAATCAGATTGCAGTTTCCACCAGACACTCCGCTCATCAGGTTTGTGTGGCCTGATAGAACCGCCCTGAGGGATTTGGGCTACTAGATCGGCGGCAATACCTATCAGCTTCAACTCAATGCGCCGGTCATCCGAAGTTCTGTCCATGACACTTGTTTTAACGCCGAACGCCTATGTCGGCTACGGGGTCGATTGCTGACAGGCAGCTCTTGGAACAGCGCGGACAGCAA from uncultured Erythrobacter sp. includes:
- a CDS encoding type ISP restriction/modification enzyme gives rise to the protein MSQAEDVQKLVGDFGVVAKAKLGVPNGQPEDQLRGPLENLLHGLAECAGLPKDALVLSGENSLSELRTRPDYAVEMHKALVGFIEVKAPGKGADPRGFTDKHDKEQWDKLKALPNLLYTDGNTFGLYRNGERQGAIVRLDGDVATSGAKLGAPTGLLPLINDFLIWDPIEPKNPRQLAETSARLCRFLRDEVIEQLGINNSALASLKEDWRTLLFPEAGDPTFADGYAQAVTFGLLMARSKNIELSGSLDGVAKELSQSSTLIGTALRLLTEQELDLGPALKTLQRVLDKVSWAKVSKGDGEAWLNFYEDFLAVYDGALRRKTGSYYTPPEVVRAMVRLCDEALRAPELYNLARGLADTSVHIADPAVGSGTFPLAILRNIAATVEHFDSAGAVGGAVTEAANRLYGFELQFGPYAVAQLRLLAEMQALGASGTPQLFVTDTLSDPFADKETGQGIYKEISKSRLEAARVKREAPITVVIGNPPYKDKANGKGAWVENGSGNDPALLDDWQSPVDWGVGAHAKHLRNLYIYFWRWAAWKVFEQHAETAGNQAGIVCYITVSGFLNGPGFQKMRADLRAKCDEIWVIDCSPEGHQPAVASRIFQGVQQPVCIVIASRSPESDATNPATVRYRALAKGPREAKFSELAALSLDKKGWAECSSNWSAPFLPARGGSWGEFWPLDEIVGDLGSGIMPGRTWAVAPDKGTLNARWERLTSERDPVRMEALFHPQLRKGKVASRHIRKVVYESLGKLPTRKVKLLEDKSAAMPAMRYGFRSFDRQWILQDIRLLNDPRPRLWDCFGPQQIYMTCLMASAPKNGPALTLTCSPPDQDHYKGSFGGRVYALWKDDAATQPNIAPEMIKALATTYGAQVDPSDVFAYVAGVLAHPAFTATHRDDLVRPGLRVPITADHELFQRAAKLGREVIWLHTFGERFADGRSRGEPRLPKERAMAIPASAPIPLDVDSFPDSLDYDPATRTLTVGTGRVENVPPEVWAYEVSGKNVLRQWFSYRKKDRSRPLIGDKRPPSELSNILPEHWLPEYTTELMNVLNVLAMLVELEPHQAELLAQIEDGPLITTGKSDE
- a CDS encoding MFS transporter, translating into MATGSGNISIVGERAAFFWAGCVAISAGVLLHLPMLAMAHSMDNHLKGMPMDGGMWLGMALIAIGVPLACFGALPKVRGHHSDDAGTDYEAPDSTPLGRWHAATLLVLTLGLVIDVMKPATLGFVLPGLSAEYGIAKSEAALLPLVALTGTTVGSFLWGWLADVYGRRVSILLSTILFVSTAICGAMPAFAWNLVMCFLMGISAGGMLPVIYTLLAEVMPPRHRSWVLVLVGGTGLVGGYLAASGAAYVLEPVYGWRALWLQGFPSGLLLLALARFIPETPRFLAERGRLAELERMQHRFGLVPKPRPQQAANSAGADAPAPADHRRITAALVTTALCWSFVNFGLLLWLPSDLQARGYSAAVASGILAKSSLLALPTILLAAFFYARRSSKWTLVGTVGLTVIGLVGALLPPAVLSWEPLLVAVIAVLIVGTNGTIAVLLPYTAENYPLGTRGRATGLVAGSSKFGGVAVQIAALAGFAPTLVGASLTLLVPTVVSAGLIAWFGRETQGRSLRELEAE
- a CDS encoding phage Gp37/Gp68 family protein: MENTKIEWTDHTFNPWIGCTQISPACDNCYAQVQMDQRYGRVKWGAGEPRVRTSPANWKKPLSWNRKALASGKRPFVFCASLADVFDNEIDPSWRSDLFDLIERTPQLVWLLLTKRIGNVEKMVESLPSNVALGATMANQAEYDRDARKLRAASLKFEPLFTFGSFEPLLGPIELDHTTAPDWVIVGGESGRGARPMDLDWARSLREQCCELGLIFNFKQEGAQVGHGSDMLDGIRYFHRPDTVACELRREHAQEVADLLKQLMPPRSTVLMS
- a CDS encoding helix-turn-helix transcriptional regulator, translated to MVEELANTIRSHREAANLTQMELAARMGVSRKTVNTVENGVFAPSVVIALKFADALEVSVEELFQLQIK
- a CDS encoding recombinase family protein, giving the protein MSIVGYARVSSSSQNLDLQLEQLAASGCEKVFSEKISGTSRNDRQALANCLDWVREGDTLIVTRLDRLARSGRDLHDIIAQLSAKKVGFRCVQQGAVDTTTSMGKLILGILGAVAEFETDIRKDRQREGIERAKAAGVYKGRKRTVDVDQVRSLRQQGLGATDIATHLGIARASVYRALNDELITIT
- a CDS encoding DUF3644 domain-containing protein translates to MSVRKRGNKLERWEIGLIKAMIADGRWPNDQDVLAYFTRPSRSVNHRAIAEIRTGKKHAAVKVASQHDLEGYLTSWPEIDAETGLSLRGDELLIKAREAMIAAVHIFNSAGLTFRAELFIVTSVIAWTYLLHAWFKREGIDYRHTKTQTGQKVVVKTPGGADKYWELSQCLKNARCPIEQGAKDNLNFILELRHEIEHRSTNRIDDAVSAKLQACCINFNDAIKSLFGAQYALERRLPIALQFVTFSPAQRALLKKAQNLPRNVEVAMNAFEERLTPEQQADPRYAFRVFMVGRTANRHPGADLAVEIVAPGSDVDEKFNIALKEVEKRKYLPGEIVAQMRAEGWDRFNMHSHTTLWKKLDAKKPAKHYGALAVGEMWCWYQSWLDRVREECEQHPEIYRTAHEE